A single region of the Undibacterium piscinae genome encodes:
- the earP gene encoding elongation factor P maturation arginine rhamnosyltransferase EarP yields MKQNQTTSLALFCKVVDNYGDIGICWRLARQLEQEHGIAVTLWVDDLLSFQRICPQVELDCLTQQIAGVTVRHWRDQDGVFAANQIADIVIEFFACDIPPGYIAAMAECTPRPVWLNLEGLTAEQWVEGCHTLSSPHPRLPLTKYFFFPGFTNKTGGLLLESSLQQQRQAFLSDPAAATQFLGQLGLTQAEMDSLKLSLFCYPQAPVSELFAVWQRSATPITCLVPEGVAVDAVQEFLGISGQIAKAGMVASRGALSVRVLPFVPQPDYDKLLWACDLNFVRGEDSFVRAQWAGKPFIWHIYPQDENLHHVKLKAFLQRYAADFDSVIQLSLGWNGALNGSAEETIDWVALWGALSADMPKISSATEVWRRHLLENGDLSSNLLKFADTVS; encoded by the coding sequence TTGAAACAGAATCAAACAACCTCGTTAGCCCTATTTTGTAAGGTCGTCGATAACTACGGTGATATCGGGATTTGCTGGCGTTTAGCCAGGCAGTTGGAGCAGGAGCATGGTATCGCGGTCACCTTGTGGGTTGATGACTTACTGAGCTTTCAGCGGATTTGCCCGCAAGTGGAGCTTGATTGCCTGACGCAGCAAATAGCTGGCGTCACGGTGCGGCATTGGCGCGATCAAGATGGTGTGTTTGCCGCCAATCAGATAGCGGATATCGTGATTGAGTTTTTTGCCTGCGATATACCGCCCGGCTATATTGCGGCGATGGCCGAATGCACGCCGCGTCCGGTGTGGCTAAATCTGGAAGGGCTTACGGCGGAACAGTGGGTGGAAGGTTGCCATACGCTGTCTTCGCCTCATCCGCGACTGCCTTTGACAAAATATTTTTTCTTTCCCGGCTTTACCAATAAGACGGGCGGTTTGTTGCTGGAGTCAAGCTTGCAGCAACAGCGGCAGGCATTTCTCTCTGATCCCGCTGCTGCCACGCAATTTTTGGGGCAGCTTGGGCTTACCCAGGCCGAGATGGACAGCCTGAAGCTGTCGTTGTTTTGCTATCCGCAGGCACCGGTTTCAGAGCTATTTGCTGTTTGGCAGCGAAGTGCCACCCCGATTACTTGCCTGGTACCGGAAGGTGTGGCTGTTGATGCGGTTCAGGAGTTTCTCGGCATTTCGGGGCAGATCGCGAAAGCGGGGATGGTGGCAAGCCGAGGCGCCTTAAGCGTACGCGTGTTACCGTTCGTGCCTCAGCCTGATTATGATAAATTGCTATGGGCATGCGATCTCAATTTCGTACGCGGGGAAGACTCCTTTGTGCGTGCGCAATGGGCCGGTAAACCGTTTATCTGGCACATCTATCCGCAAGACGAAAACTTACATCACGTTAAATTGAAGGCGTTTTTACAGCGTTATGCGGCCGATTTTGACAGCGTGATTCAATTATCTTTGGGATGGAACGGAGCACTCAATGGCAGCGCAGAGGAGACTATTGACTGGGTTGCGTTATGGGGCGCATTGTCTGCCGATATGCCTAAAATCAGCTCTGCGACTGAGGTTTGGCGCCGCCACTTACTGGAAAATGGAGACTTGAGCTCCAATTTGTTAAAGTTTGCCGATACAGTTAGCTAG